In Daucus carota subsp. sativus chromosome 4, DH1 v3.0, whole genome shotgun sequence, one DNA window encodes the following:
- the LOC108217517 gene encoding uncharacterized protein LOC108217517 yields MNVLQDPEAENTSDLRIWDNAAFDNGDSQDFTSLKAPQLVSVFNSFESDDSTKENQSPFVLNSQAKIRPNGLGNSKVKPLGEQDQELKKIDGEIEETKKAIDRLSSRLRVLEAEKAKKLKKIVEKKKGSGLGLSEMNPVEAMQSRRKSCFWKLQEIGEEKVVKKERGKSVSPKSRKGLSVARNAATTIGIRKGVKKDEGVLESIQPKKLFRDVEKSGVSKKSTRPGRVVASRYNSNQSTIQAAVKKRSLPDNDKDESKRCDKKRASFVAKTPGNGENRVKKRWEIPNEIVVFRNGEADESPPSVSVVHDLIPSIRISRCVNETPRDSGPVKRMSEMVGKKSFFSIEEDDVDVEASVCQELSFVDEDAQGEV; encoded by the coding sequence ATGAATGTTCTTCAAGACCCAGAAGCCGAAAACACATCCGATCTTCGAATCTGGGACAATGCAGCATTCGACAATGGCGACTCACAAGATTTCACATCACTCAAAGCGCCACAACTTGTGTCTGTATTCAATTCTTTTGAATCTGATGATTCAACTAAAGAAAATCAAAGcccttttgttttgaattctcAGGCAAAGATTAGGCCTAATGGGCTCGGAAACTCGAAAGTGAAGCCTCTTGGTGAGCAGGATCAAGAACTCAAGAAAATTGATGGTGAAATTGAGGAGACTAAGAAGGCAATTGACAGGCTTTCGTCAAGATTACGAGTTCTTGAAGCCGAAAAGGCgaagaaattgaagaagattGTGGAAAAGAAAAAGGGTTCTGGTTTGGGGCTTTCGGAGATGAATCCTGTGGAGGCAATGCAGAGTAGGCGTAAATCTTGTTTTTGGAAGTTACAGGAGATTGGTGAAGAGAAAGTGGTTAAGAAAGAAAGGGGAAAAAGTGTTAGCCCGAAATCGAGAAAAGGCCTTTCTGTGGCAAGAAATGCAGCTACTACAATTGGGATAAGGAAAGGTGTGAAGAAAGATGAGGGAGTTCTGGAATCAATTCAGCCTAAGAAATTGTTCCGGGATGTGGAGAAATCAGGGGTTTCTAAGAAATCAACGAGGCCTGGTAGAGTTGTAGCGAGTCGGTATAATAGTAATCAGAGTACAATTCAGGCTGCTGTGAAGAAAAGATCTTTGCCAGACAATGATAAGGATGAGAGTAAGAGGTGTGACAAGAAAAGGGCTTCTTTTGTTGCGAAAACTCCAGGGAATGGTGAGAACCGAGTGAAGAAGAGATGGGAAATTCCAAATGAGATAGTTGTTTTTAGGAATGGGGAAGCTGATGAATCACCGCCATCTGTTTCTGTAGTGCATGATTTGATTCCAAGTATCAGGATTTCCCGGTGTGTGAATGAGACTCCTCGTGACTCAGGGCCTGTGAAAAGAATGTCTGAAATGGTGGGAAAGAAATCATTCTTTAGCATTGAAGAGGATGATGTGGATGTGGAAGCATCAGTTTGTCAAGAACTGAGTTTTGTAGATGAAGATGCTCAAGGGGAAGTATAA